The Calditrichia bacterium genomic interval TGCAACCGCCCGTTTAAATGGCGCAGAAAATGGAAAAACTGTTGGGATAGTGTTAAATATTGCAGCGAACGCTGCCGGAGAAACCGACAAATGTCCCATAAAAAAGAGTAGGTTATTGTGGAATCAATTCTTGCGCCTTTTTTTCGTATCTTTCAATCACTTCATTTGCCAATCTAAAATAATCAATAGCGCCACGACTGCGCGGTTTGTATTCAAAAATGGTGCATCCGCGTGCCGGTGCTTCCGCCAATGATGCGTTCACCCGGATGGTTGTTTTGGTGAGCGTTCCGTTAAATGTTTGCCCCAATCGTTCCCGTATTTTAATGGAAAGCTTGCTTCGGGCATCATACATCACCGGAACAA includes:
- a CDS encoding DUF2256 domain-containing protein is translated as MKKENFPTKICINCNRPFKWRRKWKNCWDSVKYCSERCRRNRQMSHKKE